A region from the bacterium genome encodes:
- a CDS encoding ABC transporter permease, whose translation MRNGSVQVLPRPRTPGFAAGRRAWESFRGVLQHDRFAVAGVCIYLVFILVAAAAPLIAPYDPQQTITKGDDLMANQPPGPSFRLGTTNVGRDIFSQLVHGARPALTVGFTAAFFVALIGTVVGIVAGFYGGWIDAVLMRLADIAFGIPFLPLVIVLVAFL comes from the coding sequence ATGCGAAACGGTAGCGTGCAGGTCCTCCCCCGCCCCCGCACGCCGGGGTTCGCCGCGGGGCGCCGAGCGTGGGAGTCCTTCCGGGGAGTGCTCCAGCACGACCGCTTCGCGGTTGCGGGCGTCTGCATCTACCTGGTCTTCATCCTCGTGGCGGCTGCGGCACCGCTGATCGCGCCGTACGACCCGCAGCAGACCATCACCAAAGGAGACGACCTGATGGCCAACCAACCGCCCGGGCCGTCGTTCCGCCTCGGCACCACCAACGTCGGACGGGACATCTTCTCGCAGTTGGTCCATGGCGCGCGGCCGGCGCTGACGGTGGGGTTCACGGCGGCGTTCTTCGTCGCGCTGATCGGTACGGTCGTCGGGATCGTGGCGGGGTTTTACGGCGGATGGATCGATGCCGTCCTGATGCGGCTGGCCGACATTGCGTTCGGGATCCCGTTCCTGCCGCTGGTCATCGTGCTCGTGGCGTTCCT